The Dehalogenimonas lykanthroporepellens BL-DC-9 genome includes a window with the following:
- a CDS encoding regulatory protein, FmdB family (KEGG: dev:DhcVS_640 hypothetical protein~TIGRFAM: regulatory protein, FmdB family~PFAM: Putative regulatory protein FmdB), which produces MPIYEYICPNCRHTFELRRPFSECDAITACPKCENECDRIISAFTHVTSLPKDHYMRAKDKADEKMWLSQRKMEDDKIKNPDPLASWRKEREQACGKGPEAWVEWAKEEVARKEKEADEERTKETAVRDYANWAAKSSSADPKEQEMYKAALEQEKIAESFDPNERKRRWNPTTQLWEDDEEKMFDYPPVFKPKGEVPNIKTARNSSETEEDEGDDEIPEGEHYL; this is translated from the coding sequence ATGCCAATATACGAGTATATATGCCCTAATTGTAGACATACGTTCGAATTGAGAAGACCTTTTAGTGAGTGTGACGCAATTACTGCCTGTCCGAAATGTGAGAATGAATGCGATAGAATCATATCAGCCTTCACTCATGTGACCTCGTTACCTAAAGATCATTATATGCGCGCCAAGGACAAAGCAGACGAAAAAATGTGGTTGTCCCAGCGCAAAATGGAGGACGATAAAATTAAAAACCCGGATCCGCTAGCTTCTTGGAGAAAGGAACGGGAGCAGGCATGCGGGAAAGGCCCTGAAGCATGGGTCGAATGGGCCAAAGAAGAAGTAGCCCGTAAAGAGAAAGAGGCTGACGAAGAAAGGACGAAAGAAACGGCCGTTCGGGATTATGCCAACTGGGCTGCAAAATCATCTTCTGCGGATCCCAAAGAACAGGAAATGTACAAGGCCGCATTGGAGCAGGAAAAGATCGCCGAGTCTTTCGATCCCAACGAAAGGAAACGCCGCTGGAATCCGACCACGCAATTGTGGGAGGATGATGAAGAGAAAATGTTTGACTATCCTCCCGTCTTTAAACCGAAAGGGGAAGTTCCTAATATCAAGACTGCTCGCAACTCCTCCGAAACGGAAGAAGATGAAGGTGATGACGAAATTCCTGAAGGTGAGCATTACTTATAA
- a CDS encoding primosome, DnaD subunit (KEGG: dev:DhcVS_480 primosome component~TIGRFAM: primosome, DnaD subunit~PFAM: DnaD and phage-associated region), with product MAFCYPDRLEFFGIPKYFLSVVMPEIDDINELKATILFFQLYYSKKTARRYVTDYELTSFKELGLTLEQVRTVMGRSSTSKHIIKIHRPNNAEIYILNDKEGQTTAQYILQHKILIPNVEESQALGGSPIEDDFEIASVFHLYEENIGLLTPIIADEIKTALTLYPVSWIKEAISESAKMNKRNWRYISKILDNWLSQGKNDGTYREDNKEQSKYLKGAYGKHVQR from the coding sequence ATGGCTTTTTGTTATCCTGACCGCTTGGAATTCTTCGGAATTCCCAAATATTTCCTGTCTGTGGTTATGCCTGAAATAGATGATATCAATGAGTTGAAGGCAACCATCTTATTCTTTCAACTATATTATTCCAAAAAGACCGCCCGGCGTTATGTTACTGATTACGAACTGACATCATTTAAAGAGTTAGGGTTGACGCTGGAACAAGTCAGAACGGTAATGGGCCGTAGTTCCACCTCCAAACACATCATAAAAATCCATAGACCGAATAACGCTGAAATATATATCCTGAATGATAAAGAAGGTCAAACGACCGCTCAGTATATTCTTCAACATAAAATATTAATCCCGAACGTTGAGGAGTCCCAAGCTCTTGGCGGTTCACCAATTGAAGATGATTTCGAAATTGCGAGTGTGTTTCATTTATATGAAGAAAACATCGGTCTCCTGACACCGATTATCGCTGACGAAATCAAGACTGCGTTAACCTTATACCCCGTGTCTTGGATTAAGGAAGCAATTTCAGAATCGGCCAAAATGAACAAACGTAACTGGCGTTATATCAGTAAAATATTGGATAATTGGTTGTCACAAGGAAAGAACGATGGAACATATCGGGAAGATAATAAAGAACAGAGCAAGTACCTCAAAGGCGCCTACGGAAAACACGTTCAACGATAA
- a CDS encoding IstB domain protein ATP-binding protein (manually curated~PFAM: IstB domain protein ATP-binding protein~KEGG: deb:DehaBAV1_0514 IstB ATP binding domain-containing protein~SMART: AAA ATPase) yields MGTSVTDNNHCTVCGGANFVYPKTLDGKTDYSRIIPCQCISGQTGESPKRQRLLDYSRLGNMRQLTFENFNLDFRKDTSAPDKLELTTAFEMSLNFASDPRGVLLIIGPSGAGKTHLAAAITNKLIETGKPVIYMSTPDLLDELRTNLPYHDRDIPAIFEQLKNIPVLILDDFGIQNYTPWAKEKIDQLITYRLHQDLPMVISTNTLVENMEDRLKTRLADPRYSKTISLFNTSDLAQNWPDGLALQKKMTFDNFDRDRINLPGDIRDNLKRAYKLAQDFSKMPEGWLILQGVTGCGKTHLAAAIVNYRYSIGLPAIFSVVPEFLDHLRSTFTPDSPVSYDNIFDRIKTAPFLVFDDFGEHATSPWAREKLYQVISYRYNAQLPTVITTRVALDELEPPISSRFIDHQFSLVFNITAPDYRGDSIKHKISHGLSQKHNR; encoded by the coding sequence GTGGGTACAAGCGTAACCGACAATAACCATTGTACTGTCTGTGGAGGAGCTAATTTCGTCTACCCGAAGACACTGGACGGAAAAACTGACTACTCCAGAATAATCCCCTGCCAGTGTATTTCCGGGCAAACAGGAGAATCTCCAAAACGTCAAAGACTCTTGGATTATTCCCGGCTGGGCAATATGAGGCAACTCACATTTGAGAATTTTAACCTTGATTTTAGAAAAGATACCTCTGCGCCTGACAAACTCGAATTAACAACGGCCTTCGAAATGTCTCTGAATTTCGCATCGGACCCCAGAGGGGTGTTGTTGATTATAGGCCCTTCCGGCGCAGGGAAAACTCACTTGGCTGCGGCAATCACCAACAAGTTGATCGAAACCGGCAAACCTGTGATATATATGTCGACGCCAGATTTATTGGACGAATTGCGAACTAATCTACCTTACCACGACAGGGATATTCCAGCCATATTCGAACAGCTAAAAAATATTCCGGTCCTGATTCTGGATGATTTCGGGATCCAAAATTACACTCCCTGGGCTAAAGAAAAAATCGACCAGTTGATAACCTATCGCCTGCACCAGGACTTACCTATGGTAATAAGCACAAATACCCTTGTAGAAAACATGGAAGACCGTTTGAAAACCAGATTGGCAGACCCTAGGTATTCCAAAACCATTTCTCTATTCAACACAAGTGATCTGGCACAAAATTGGCCCGACGGACTCGCTCTCCAAAAGAAAATGACATTCGACAATTTTGATCGAGATAGGATAAACCTACCCGGCGATATTAGAGACAATTTAAAAAGAGCCTACAAGCTCGCTCAAGATTTTTCCAAAATGCCTGAAGGATGGTTGATTCTTCAAGGTGTCACTGGCTGTGGCAAGACACATCTTGCGGCTGCCATAGTAAACTATCGTTATAGTATCGGGCTCCCGGCAATATTTTCAGTTGTGCCGGAATTTTTGGATCATCTGAGATCTACATTTACGCCAGATAGCCCGGTATCCTACGACAATATTTTCGACCGCATCAAAACCGCGCCATTTCTTGTATTCGATGATTTCGGAGAACACGCGACCAGTCCCTGGGCTCGCGAGAAGCTTTATCAGGTAATCAGTTATCGCTACAATGCTCAATTACCGACAGTAATTACCACGCGTGTTGCGCTTGATGAACTTGAGCCTCCTATCAGTTCAAGGTTTATAGATCACCAATTCAGTCTTGTCTTTAATATAACCGCACCAGATTACCGGGGTGATTCCATTAAACACAAGATCTCGCATGGCTTATCCCAAAAACACAATCGCTGA
- a CDS encoding pyruvate flavodoxin/ferredoxin oxidoreductase domain protein (PFAM: pyruvate flavodoxin/ferredoxin oxidoreductase domain protein~KEGG: deb:DehaBAV1_0658 pyruvate ferredoxin oxidoreductase, alpha subunit) — translation MSKRVGVEVSIALGDAVKMVNPDVIAAYPITPQTHIVEHLAELVAQGELDAEYVPVESEHSAMSACLGSAAAGARTFTATAGQGLELMHEVLYVASGMRLPIVMAVVNRALSAPLSVWGDHSDAMAVRDTGWIQIFTENGQEVVDQTICAFKIAEHHDVLFPVMVHLDGFHLSHVIEPIEMPDEKKVCEYLPANTNPFTLHPSKPIAMGDFAPPVVFTEAKWAQEKAMLGVKKVINEIWDEFAVKFGRTYKPVECYKCEGVKNVLVTMGSYSETAMTAVDNLREKGEDIGLIRIRLWRPFPFEELRAVLKGVENVIVLDRSISPGASGTVASEIKSAMYTEKEKPTVKSYIGGLGGRDITVEGFEDLIKDGISDRNEYNGIEFQMVGVRE, via the coding sequence ATGTCCAAACGTGTTGGTGTTGAAGTATCGATTGCCTTAGGTGATGCCGTCAAAATGGTAAATCCGGATGTCATTGCCGCTTATCCCATAACCCCACAAACTCATATTGTGGAACATCTTGCAGAATTGGTTGCTCAAGGAGAACTTGATGCTGAATACGTACCTGTAGAATCTGAACATTCAGCAATGAGTGCCTGTTTAGGCTCTGCGGCCGCGGGCGCCCGTACATTTACGGCTACCGCAGGCCAGGGTTTGGAATTGATGCATGAAGTGCTATATGTCGCTTCCGGAATGCGTTTACCAATTGTCATGGCTGTTGTTAACCGTGCCTTATCAGCTCCGTTGTCTGTATGGGGAGATCATTCTGATGCCATGGCGGTAAGGGATACCGGATGGATCCAGATTTTTACTGAAAATGGACAAGAAGTGGTAGACCAAACTATCTGTGCTTTTAAGATTGCGGAACACCATGATGTGTTATTCCCTGTGATGGTCCATTTGGACGGGTTTCACCTGTCGCATGTAATCGAACCTATTGAAATGCCGGATGAGAAAAAAGTCTGCGAGTATTTGCCGGCTAATACAAATCCATTCACCCTACATCCTTCCAAACCGATTGCCATGGGAGATTTTGCGCCACCGGTGGTATTTACTGAAGCCAAATGGGCTCAGGAGAAAGCCATGCTGGGGGTTAAAAAGGTAATAAATGAGATATGGGATGAATTCGCTGTTAAATTTGGCAGGACCTATAAGCCGGTCGAGTGTTATAAATGTGAAGGCGTAAAGAATGTTCTTGTGACCATGGGTAGTTATTCCGAAACCGCCATGACAGCCGTCGATAATCTTAGGGAAAAAGGCGAGGATATCGGTCTGATTAGAATTCGCTTATGGCGTCCTTTCCCTTTTGAAGAATTGAGAGCAGTTCTGAAAGGCGTAGAAAACGTTATTGTCCTGGACCGAAGTATTTCGCCCGGAGCTTCAGGGACGGTAGCTTCCGAAATCAAATCGGCTATGTATACCGAAAAAGAAAAACCGACTGTTAAGAGCTATATCGGCGGCCTTGGTGGCAGGGATATTACCGTAGAAGGGTTCGAAGACCTGATAAAAGACGGCATAAGTGACCGGAATGAATATAACGGTATCGAGTTTCAGATGGTAGGGGTCAGAGAATAA
- a CDS encoding pyruvate ferredoxin/flavodoxin oxidoreductase, delta subunit (KEGG: deg:DehalGT_0618 pyruvate ferredoxin/flavodoxin oxidoreductase, delta subunit~TIGRFAM: pyruvate ferredoxin/flavodoxin oxidoreductase, delta subunit~PFAM: 4Fe-4S ferredoxin iron-sulfur binding domain protein) → MAKAEHELTWKDIEIGAVVTEPGNAAIYKTGDWRSQKPDYDFKRCIKCGVCYIFCPEACIHQNKAGFFEADFYYCKGCGICAYECPTRVITMREETEK, encoded by the coding sequence TTGGCTAAAGCAGAGCATGAACTGACCTGGAAAGACATTGAGATAGGGGCTGTGGTCACCGAACCGGGAAACGCCGCGATTTATAAAACCGGAGATTGGCGATCTCAAAAACCCGATTATGACTTTAAAAGGTGCATAAAATGTGGAGTATGTTACATTTTCTGTCCGGAAGCGTGTATTCATCAGAATAAAGCTGGATTTTTCGAGGCAGATTTCTACTATTGTAAAGGTTGCGGTATTTGTGCCTATGAATGCCCTACCAGAGTAATTACCATGCGGGAGGAAACAGAAAAATAA
- a CDS encoding transcription-repair coupling factor (TIGRFAM: transcription-repair coupling factor~PFAM: transcription factor CarD; DEAD/DEAH box helicase domain protein; helicase domain protein; TRCF domain protein~KEGG: deg:DehalGT_1018 transcription-repair coupling factor~SMART: DEAD-like helicase ; helicase domain protein), protein MNSDLHWLLPHLRQDLAYKKLYEHLSSKQQQLDITVLDAVRPILIAALFQEINQSLLIVTHNHERARKIEEQLSLFVPDGQIRLFPYFEFAPFNHEIIDIDLDNEIIRFLSTVFGQNNDRPQVIIVSIDALVRLLPAPSDFSAISLSVFPGLDISPESICKQLDTFGYRYENISDTPGTYSRRGGILDIFPPGSDAPVRLEFFGNNIETLRIYDPASQLTKKHIEFATVGPASLILKPQKISTVLGSSPIEWKNLALIDEYNSLVNGKQPEYSRFWQPFYNQSTILDYLHSKTIILLDSPELIDQKWAFISSETELRRQERISCGAIPDNYPWPFMDWDQLKQSFSTHSIVGLLGWKAIQQQLCFDVSPAPSYVGKLNSFFQSAHERVINGKTVVIAGYQKARIEDLLTENNINFIRTSPQNHITNTPGSVILSSTQLDKGFLLGDQISIFTDLELFGFSKIPRQRRLPSVAKTPHVSDLSKGEYIVHVEHGIGIYRGIVKTKAAGSVSDYILIEYSKGDRLYVPVDQIGRISQYIGATGKNPKLNTLGSEDWNRAKRTAENAADEIAEEFLQLYAARHAAVGFQYSEDTIWQRELEDSFPYTETSDQLQAIDEIKKDMEQPQPMDRLVLGDVGYGKTEVALRAAFKAVMDNRQVAILVPTTVLAQQHYSTFSHRLAAFPITIDSLSRFRTDTEQSSIIERLASGSIDIIIGTHRLLQGDVKFKHLGLVIIDEEQRFGVLHKDYFKKLRKEIDILTLSATPIPRTLELSLSGIKDISIIDTPPQERHPVKTVVSSFDEYLIKDAIISEMERNGQIFFVHNRIVDIFRIANQLRNIVPEASIQVAHGQMSERELEQVMSSFVDGDIDVLVCTTIIESGVDIPNANTIIINDADKLGLTQLYQLRGRVGRSTQSAFAYLLYDKNREFKGNSAQRLQTIYEAASLGSGYTIALKDLEIRGAGTLLGSKQSGQISAVGFHLYSELLKEAIAAKQKLILPKQPQPDNARRIKPPIIDAPLNAYIPESYITDESERLNYYRVLSSTDSLSDLDKLTVELTDRFGKAPPELTDLFFVSRLRILGRQAGIRRVAITADNMRLEFHNSVDPKWFEEVVQGSRVVSGKRSVDIRFDSKPLWNDQAERILWHLSKKRAC, encoded by the coding sequence ATGAATAGTGACTTACACTGGCTTCTGCCGCATCTGAGACAGGACTTGGCCTACAAAAAGCTGTATGAACATTTATCTTCTAAACAACAGCAGCTTGATATCACCGTCTTGGATGCTGTCAGGCCAATTCTTATAGCGGCTTTATTTCAAGAAATCAATCAAAGTTTGCTGATAGTTACTCACAACCACGAAAGAGCTAGGAAGATTGAAGAACAACTTTCCTTGTTTGTACCTGATGGGCAAATACGGCTATTTCCATATTTTGAGTTCGCCCCTTTTAATCATGAAATAATTGATATTGACTTGGACAACGAAATAATCAGGTTCTTATCAACTGTTTTTGGCCAGAATAACGATAGGCCACAGGTAATCATAGTTTCCATTGATGCCCTAGTCCGGTTATTGCCAGCGCCTTCGGATTTCTCCGCAATCAGCCTTAGTGTGTTTCCTGGTCTGGATATAAGTCCTGAAAGCATCTGCAAACAACTCGACACCTTTGGGTACAGATATGAGAATATTTCAGATACCCCGGGTACATATTCGCGACGCGGAGGCATTCTGGACATATTTCCTCCTGGAAGTGATGCCCCAGTCCGGTTGGAGTTTTTCGGCAACAACATTGAGACCCTAAGGATTTACGACCCTGCTTCTCAGCTGACAAAAAAGCATATCGAATTTGCTACAGTAGGCCCGGCCAGTCTTATATTAAAACCCCAAAAGATATCAACAGTTTTAGGATCATCGCCGATTGAATGGAAAAACCTCGCCCTGATAGATGAATATAATTCTCTGGTTAATGGAAAACAGCCTGAATACTCCCGCTTCTGGCAACCGTTTTATAATCAAAGTACGATCTTGGATTATTTACATTCAAAAACAATAATATTATTAGATTCACCGGAGCTGATAGACCAGAAATGGGCGTTCATATCCTCTGAAACAGAGTTGCGCCGTCAGGAACGTATTTCCTGTGGTGCAATCCCGGACAATTATCCCTGGCCATTTATGGATTGGGATCAGTTGAAACAAAGCTTTTCCACTCATTCAATAGTCGGTCTTCTAGGATGGAAGGCAATTCAGCAACAATTATGTTTTGACGTTTCTCCCGCTCCCAGTTATGTAGGCAAGCTCAATTCATTTTTTCAGAGTGCTCATGAGAGGGTCATAAATGGTAAAACCGTTGTCATCGCCGGTTATCAAAAAGCTAGAATTGAAGACTTGCTTACGGAAAATAATATTAATTTTATCAGAACTTCACCCCAAAACCATATAACCAATACACCCGGATCGGTAATCCTTAGCTCCACTCAACTGGATAAAGGATTTTTATTAGGTGACCAGATATCAATTTTTACTGACCTTGAACTTTTCGGTTTTTCCAAAATTCCGAGACAACGCAGATTACCCTCAGTTGCAAAAACGCCACATGTTTCCGATTTATCAAAAGGTGAGTATATAGTCCACGTCGAACATGGAATAGGTATTTATCGAGGAATTGTAAAAACCAAAGCCGCTGGCTCGGTCAGCGACTATATACTTATTGAATACTCCAAGGGCGATCGTTTGTACGTTCCAGTCGATCAGATTGGGAGGATTTCCCAATATATCGGTGCTACCGGCAAAAACCCAAAATTGAACACGCTGGGTTCCGAGGATTGGAATAGAGCCAAGAGAACGGCTGAAAACGCGGCTGACGAAATTGCCGAGGAATTTCTACAGCTATATGCCGCGCGACATGCTGCCGTCGGATTTCAATATTCAGAAGATACGATATGGCAACGTGAACTGGAGGATTCTTTCCCTTATACCGAAACGTCCGATCAACTCCAGGCTATTGATGAAATCAAGAAAGACATGGAGCAGCCCCAACCAATGGATCGACTCGTGTTGGGCGATGTCGGTTATGGAAAAACAGAAGTGGCTCTACGAGCAGCTTTCAAAGCGGTGATGGATAATCGACAGGTAGCGATATTGGTACCGACAACAGTACTTGCTCAACAGCATTATTCGACTTTTTCTCATAGATTAGCGGCTTTTCCCATTACCATCGATTCATTGAGTCGTTTTCGTACGGATACCGAACAATCCTCAATTATTGAACGCCTGGCATCAGGCAGTATCGATATCATCATAGGAACCCATCGTTTATTACAGGGCGATGTGAAATTCAAGCACCTTGGCTTGGTAATCATTGACGAAGAGCAGAGATTCGGTGTTCTTCACAAAGACTATTTTAAAAAATTACGCAAAGAAATCGACATCCTGACTCTTTCAGCTACACCGATTCCTCGTACGTTGGAACTGTCATTGAGCGGTATTAAAGATATTAGTATAATTGACACCCCTCCCCAAGAGAGACACCCTGTTAAAACTGTGGTTTCGTCTTTCGACGAATATCTAATCAAGGACGCTATAATTTCTGAGATGGAGCGAAATGGGCAAATATTCTTTGTGCATAATCGTATTGTGGATATATTCCGTATCGCCAATCAATTAAGGAATATTGTTCCGGAAGCTTCAATACAAGTAGCCCATGGCCAGATGTCGGAGAGAGAATTGGAACAGGTTATGTCTAGTTTTGTCGACGGCGACATTGACGTACTCGTCTGCACCACAATAATTGAGAGTGGCGTAGATATTCCAAACGCCAACACCATCATCATCAACGATGCTGATAAACTTGGGTTAACCCAATTATATCAATTAAGAGGAAGGGTTGGGCGTAGCACCCAATCAGCATTTGCTTACTTGCTCTATGATAAGAATCGTGAATTCAAAGGCAATTCAGCACAACGCCTTCAGACTATTTATGAGGCTGCATCACTTGGCTCGGGTTACACTATCGCTCTCAAGGATTTGGAAATCCGTGGTGCCGGGACATTATTGGGATCTAAACAAAGCGGACAAATCAGCGCGGTAGGGTTCCATCTTTATTCGGAATTGCTTAAAGAGGCAATAGCCGCGAAGCAGAAGCTCATCCTTCCAAAACAACCTCAACCAGATAATGCCCGCCGAATCAAACCACCAATCATTGACGCGCCACTAAATGCGTATATTCCCGAGAGTTATATAACTGATGAGTCGGAAAGATTAAATTATTATCGGGTTTTATCATCAACCGATTCATTATCCGACTTGGATAAATTAACTGTCGAACTCACGGACCGATTCGGAAAAGCCCCCCCGGAATTGACAGATCTGTTTTTCGTTTCTCGACTCAGGATACTTGGAAGACAAGCCGGTATTAGAAGAGTCGCAATTACAGCGGATAATATGAGGCTGGAATTCCATAATAGCGTTGACCCAAAATGGTTTGAAGAAGTCGTTCAGGGCTCCCGTGTAGTTTCAGGAAAGCGTTCCGTTGATATTCGCTTTGATTCAAAGCCACTCTGGAACGATCAAGCTGAGAGAATACTATGGCATTTGTCAAAGAAAAGAGCATGTTAA
- a CDS encoding replicative DNA helicase (TIGRFAM: replicative DNA helicase~PFAM: DnaB domain protein helicase domain protein~KEGG: det:DET0540 replicative DNA helicase~SMART: AAA ATPase) translates to MVENKLPPHDIAAEEAVNGSLLIDGKVIYDIATFLKPQDFYSDAGRYIFEAALSLFQRGSAINQVTVAQELERQNKLETVGGAAYLSHLINVVPTSLDAEHYAHIVYNLSVSRLLITAGQQISQIGYAANPDPGTAIAGAETLLFNIRNERTTLDFVHIKNILSRYLEPPPDREQLETVPTGFHGLNDYIGGMKRGDLVIVAGRPGMGKTSFGLNIGRNAAVDHHACTAIFSLEMSAESLVDRLVAAESGLNTKHFQPGLATPDDENRIMHAIGNLSEAPIYIDDSPQLRISDLRAKARRLNFENKLDLIVVDYLQLLQGDSSSGRDNRVQEISYISRSLKGIARELNVPIMALSQLSRAVEGRPSHQPLLSDLRESGSIEQDADIVIFIYREEMYFKEEEWAAQFPDREYPREIADIIIAKHRNGPTGNVKVRFRHALTKFENLQTVAEIG, encoded by the coding sequence GTGGTAGAAAATAAACTGCCCCCTCACGATATTGCGGCTGAAGAAGCAGTAAATGGATCTTTGTTAATCGATGGCAAAGTAATTTACGACATCGCTACTTTCCTTAAACCTCAAGATTTCTACTCGGACGCAGGACGTTATATCTTCGAAGCCGCGTTATCACTGTTTCAAAGGGGTTCGGCCATTAACCAGGTAACAGTGGCCCAGGAACTTGAAAGGCAGAACAAGTTGGAAACGGTTGGTGGAGCGGCCTATCTTTCCCACTTGATTAATGTGGTTCCCACATCCCTGGACGCCGAACATTATGCCCATATTGTTTATAATCTTTCGGTCTCCAGACTACTGATAACCGCCGGGCAACAAATATCTCAAATAGGATATGCCGCTAATCCCGATCCGGGCACGGCTATAGCCGGCGCGGAAACACTTTTATTCAACATCCGGAATGAGCGGACAACGCTGGATTTCGTTCATATCAAAAACATTCTCAGCCGCTACCTGGAACCTCCCCCGGACCGTGAGCAATTGGAAACAGTACCGACCGGTTTCCATGGGCTCAACGACTATATCGGAGGAATGAAGCGAGGTGATTTAGTTATCGTGGCCGGGCGTCCCGGCATGGGTAAAACCTCATTCGGTCTTAATATCGGCAGAAACGCGGCTGTTGACCATCATGCCTGTACAGCCATTTTTAGCCTTGAAATGTCTGCTGAATCACTCGTAGACAGGTTAGTCGCAGCAGAATCAGGCCTTAATACCAAGCATTTTCAACCCGGTCTGGCAACACCAGATGATGAAAACCGCATAATGCATGCCATCGGGAATCTTTCCGAAGCACCTATATATATTGACGACAGCCCACAATTACGTATTTCTGACCTGAGAGCAAAAGCACGTCGGTTAAACTTTGAGAACAAACTTGATTTGATAGTCGTTGATTACCTGCAACTACTACAGGGGGATTCCTCTTCCGGCAGGGATAACCGGGTTCAAGAAATTAGTTATATCTCACGCTCTCTCAAAGGAATTGCCCGTGAGTTGAACGTACCTATTATGGCCTTGTCACAGTTATCACGTGCTGTTGAAGGACGCCCTTCGCATCAACCGCTTTTGTCCGATCTTCGAGAGAGTGGTTCCATTGAGCAGGATGCAGATATTGTCATATTCATCTACCGGGAAGAAATGTATTTCAAAGAAGAAGAATGGGCGGCACAGTTTCCCGATCGTGAATATCCTAGAGAAATAGCGGATATCATAATTGCCAAACATCGCAATGGCCCAACAGGCAATGTAAAAGTCAGATTCAGACACGCTCTGACAAAATTCGAAAACCTGCAAACTGTGGCTGAAATTGGATAA
- a CDS encoding pyruvate/ketoisovalerate oxidoreductase, gamma subunit (PFAM: Pyruvate/ketoisovalerate oxidoreductase~manually curated~KEGG: deg:DehalGT_0617 pyruvate/ketoisovalerate oxidoreductase, gamma subunit~TIGRFAM: pyruvate/ketoisovalerate oxidoreductase, gamma subunit), which yields MIAQAAISEGKFAQGFPSFGPERRGAPVMAFNRISMNKPIRNRAGITNPDAVIVLDASLIEIARVTSGLKDGGILVINTSKSVDSYSELNKKWRVAVIDANTIAREELGVTIVNTTMLGALIKAMGIIDIESMTEPVNHRFGKIAAKNLNAMKRAFEETRIKELE from the coding sequence TTGATTGCGCAAGCGGCTATTAGCGAAGGGAAATTTGCGCAGGGATTTCCGAGTTTTGGGCCTGAGCGACGTGGTGCTCCTGTAATGGCTTTCAACCGGATAAGTATGAATAAACCTATAAGGAACCGTGCCGGTATTACTAATCCGGACGCGGTTATTGTTCTGGATGCCAGTTTGATAGAAATTGCCCGGGTTACTTCAGGTCTGAAAGATGGCGGGATATTGGTGATTAATACATCCAAAAGCGTAGATAGTTACTCGGAATTGAATAAAAAATGGCGAGTCGCTGTAATAGATGCCAATACCATTGCCCGTGAAGAGTTGGGAGTGACAATAGTCAATACCACCATGCTTGGGGCTCTTATCAAAGCCATGGGGATTATCGATATAGAATCTATGACTGAACCTGTCAATCATAGATTCGGGAAAATTGCGGCTAAGAATCTCAACGCAATGAAAAGAGCTTTTGAGGAAACCAGGATAAAGGAGCTTGAATAA